The sequence GGCGGAAGGCGGCGTCGTAGATCTGGTCCTGGTCCATTTCCGTGAGTTCGCTGGCGGCGTCGCGCAAATCGCAGGGCAGACGGCGCGGACGGATGACCAGGATGGGCTTGTTGCGTGCGCTGGCTCGGGTCGCGGACATGAAGCGGCGCGCATCCTGGATGTTTTCCACATAGAGAAGGATGGCCTTGGTGGCCGGATCGGAGCCCAGATAGTCGAGCACGCAGCTGAAATCCACATCCAGCTGGCGCCCAAGGGAGATGCAGTGGGAAAAACCGACGTTGTTGGTCCTGGCCCAGTCCAGAACGGATTCGAACAGACTGTCGGACTGGGTCACAAAGGCGATGCGGCCCTCCTTGGCTCCCACCCGGGACAGGCTCGCATTGACCCCGCTCGCCGGGACGATCATGCCCAGACTGCCCGGACCGAGCACGCGGATATCTTTCTCGCGCAGCACCTTGCGGATCTTTTCATCCATGAGCGCTCGCTCTTTTGCTTCAAGTAAGGCATAACCAGGGTCCATGATCACGGCCACGTGCGTGCCATTATCGACCAGCTCGACAAGACGGTCCGGAATCTCGTGCGCCGGGGAGCAGATGATGGCCATGTCCGGGGTCAGCGGCAGGGAGGCCACGTCCACATACGACAGGACGCCGAAAATGGCCTCCTGCGCCCCGGAAACAGGCAGCACCGGTCCGAGAAATTTGCCGGACATGAGGTTGCGCATGAGGATCGCGCTGACTGAATTCGGATCGCGGGACGCCCCGATGATGGCCAGGGAATTGGGCTTGAACAACAGATCCAGGTGTTTGACGCTCATCGTCCGAAAAGCTCCGTTTACCGACTTGAAGGTGGTGGCGTTTCCGTTAACCGCCAATATCAGCCATTTACCAGAAAAGGGGGGAAAACAAAATTCATTTCTTCTACACCCTATTGTCAGATACACGTCCTTCAAGGACATCGCCTACCCAACAGCAAAGGAGGAATCACCATGACACCTGACAATATCCAGAGCCTGCAGCACGAACAGCGCCTCTTCAACCCACCCGCCGCCAAACGGGCCCACATCCCCGACATGGCCACCTACGAAGAGCACTATCGCCGCGCCGACCAGGACCCCGAAGGCTACTGGGCCGACCGCGCCAAGGAGCTTCTCAGCTGGAGCAAACCCTGGGACAAGGTCATGGACTGCGATTTCACCGTTCCGAAGATCAACTGGTTCGTGAACGGCCAGCTCAACGTCAGCTACAACTGCCTTGACCGGCATGTGGAAAACGGCCTGGGCGACAAGACGGCCATCATCTGGCAGGGCGAACCCGAAGAAGATGTCCGGCACATTTCCTTCCGCGAACTTTTGCACGATGTCATCCGCTTCGCCAACATCCTCAAAAAACTCGGAGTCGGACGCGGTGACCGCGTGGCCCTCTACATGCCCATGGTGCCGGAACTGGCCGTGGCCATGCTGGCCTGCACGCGCATCGGAGCCACGCATTCCATCGTTTTCGCGGGCTTTTCGGCTTTGAGCCTCATGAACCGCATCCAGGACTGCGAAGCCAAGGTGCTGGTCACCGCCGACGCGGTGCTGCGCGGAGGCAAGAAGATCCCCCTCAAGGGCAATGTCGACGAAGCCCTCAAAGGCTGCCCCACCGTGACAGCTTGCGTGGTCCTGAAGCGGGCCGGCATCGACATCAACATGGTCGAGGACCGGGACCTGTGGTGGCACGACGTCATGGCCGACCCGAACATCGCCACGAGCTGCCCCTGCGAACCCATGGACTCCGAGGACCTGCTCTTCATTCTGTACACAAGCGGCTCCACGGGCAAGCCCAAAGGGGTCATGCACACCACGGGCGGTTACCTGACCTACGCGGCCCACTCCACGCAGCTGGTCTTCAACCTGCATGACGACGACATCCATTTCTGCACGGCGGACATCGGCTGGATCACCGGGCACACCTACATCGTGTACGGTCCTCTGGCGCTGGGCGTGACCTCGGTCATGTTCGAAGGCGTGCCGTCCTATCCCGATCCGTCCCGGTTCTGGCAGTTGGTCGAGAAGTTCAAGATCACCTCCTTCTACACCGCGCCCACCGCCATCCGGGCGCTGATGCGAGACGGCTCGGAATGGACGCAGAAGAACGATTTGTCCTCCTTGCGCGTGCTCGGCAGCGTCGGCGAACCCATCAATCCCGAGGCCTGGATGTGGTATCACAAGAACATCGGCAATTCCAAGCTGCCCGTGGTCGACACCTGGTGGCAGACGGAAACGGGCGGCATCCTCATCTCCGCTCTGCCCTTCGCCACGCCACTCAAACCCGGCTCCGCCACCCGTCCTCTGCCCGGCGTGCATGCCCGCATCGTCGACGCCGAAGGCAACCCGACCTCTGCCAACGAAGGCGGCCACCTGATCATCGAGCGCCCCTGGCCGGGCATGCTGCGCGGCGTGTTCGGTGATCCCGAGCGCTTCAAGCAGCAATACTTCGAGCGCTTTCCCGGCCGCTACGAGGCCGGCGACGGCGCGCGCCAGGACGAGGACGGCTATTTCTGGATCATGGGCCGCCTTGACGATGTCATCAACGTGTCCGGCCATCGCCTGGGCACGGCCGAGATCGAGTCCGCCCTGGTCTCGCATCCGGCCGTGGCCGAGGCCGCCGTGGTCGGCATGCCTCACGACATCAAGGGCCAGGCCATTTATGCCTACGTCACCCTGCGCGCCGACGCGGACGAATCCGACGAACTCATAAAAGCCCTGCGCAACCACGTCCGCAAGGAAATCGGGCCGCTGGCCTCTCCCGAAGTCATCCAGTTCACCGTGGGCCTGCCCAAGACCCGCAGCGGCAAGATCATGCGCCGAGTACTGCGCAAGATCACCTCCGGTTCCACGGCCCTGGAAGACTTCGGCGACACCTCGACCCTGGCCGATCCTTCCGTCATTCAAGATCTGATCGCCGGTCGCCATACCTAACCCCAGGCTCCGGTTTTCGTCTCCCTCCCCGGGCGCGCTCTTATGAGCGCGCCCTTTTTCTTGACGTGAATCGAGAATGAGTAAATACATACTCACATCAGAAAGGAGGCCTACCATGTCACGACCAGTCATGAAACGCGAAACCATAGAAGAATCCGCCATCCGCCTTTTTGCCACCAAAGGGCTGGCGCGTACCACCATAAAGGATATCGCAAGCGAGGCGGGAGTCACCGAGGGCGCGCTGTACCGCTACTATTCCGGCAAGGAAGAAATGGCGTGGAAGCTTTTCAACCGCGAGCTGGACCAGTTCACCCATCTGGTATCCGAGGTCCTCTTCGACGACCGCATGCCGTTCGATCTGCGTCTGGGGCTCGCGATCCAGACCATCTACGACTATTACATATATAATGGCGACCAGTTCGCCTTCATCCTGCTGACCCAGCATGGCTTTCCCGAAGACAAGCTCCTGAGCCGCGAGACCGAGCCCATGGCCATGGCCGAACGCTTTATCGGCCAGGCAGTGGGCGCGGGCGAGATTCCGCCCTGCGATGCCGATCTCCATGCGGGGCTGCTGATGGGAGCCATCATGCAACCGCTCGTTCTGCACCGCTACGGCAAACTCGAACTGACCCCCGGCACGCCCGCGCAGGTCACGGCCGCCTGCCTGCGCATGCTGGGTCTGTGCTGAGCCATGGAAACACGCACCTCGCACCGCCTTGGGCTCCTGAAAATCCGGGGATTTTTGCCCTACCTTACTGTCGTCCTGGTCAACGCCATGCTCGACCTGGGGCACAAGATCATCATCCAGAACACGGTCTTCAAGTGCTATGACGGATCCACCCAGATTGCGCTGACAGCCCTTGTCAACGCCTGCATCCTGCTGCCCTTCATCATGTTCTTCACGCCTGCCGGATTCCTGGCCGACCGCTTCTCCAAGCATCGGGTCATGCGCTGGACCGCGGGTCTGGCCATTCCCATGACCGTGCTCATTTACGGCAGTTATCTCTTGGGCTGGTTCGAAGCGGCTTTTGTCCTGACCCTGATCCTGGCCGCGCAGTCCGCCTTTTATTCCCCGGCGAAATACGGATACATCAAGGAAATGGCCGGCAAGGACAACCTCGGCATGGCCAACGGCGTGGTCCAAGCCGTGACCATTGTCGCCATCCTGCTGGGCGGCGTCCTCTTTTCCCTTCTGTTCGAGTCCCTCATCGGCGACGCCACGACCAAGGAAGACATCCTGCACGCCATCGCTCCCAGCGGGCTGCTGCTCATCGCGGGCGCCGTGGCGCAAACCCTAGTGGCCCTGCGCATCCCGCAGTACAAACCCGGCGACACGACCCTGCACCTTGATTTCAAAACATATGTCCGTGGAGTATACTTAAAGAAGAACTTGAAGAACATCTATGGCCACGAGACCATCTGGCTCTGCGTGCTCGGCCTGTCGCTCTTCTGGGGGGTCAACCAGGTGCTTTTCGCCGCTTTCGGCGCGCACCTCAAGGATTTCGCGGGCGTGACCTCCACCGTCGTGGCCCAGGGGCTGCTGGCCATCGGCGGCGTTGGCATCATCGTCGGCTCCATCACCGCCGGACGCCTCTCGCGGACCTATATCGAAACCGGGATCATCCCCCTGGCCGCGCTCGGCATGACCATCTGTCTGGCCACCATCCCCGGCATGAGCAATATTCCCGCCCTCGGCTGTCTGCTGGCCGTGTACGGATTTTTCGGCGGTCTCTATGTGGTGCCGCTCAACGCGCTCATTCAGTTCAATGCCAAGGATTCGGACCTGGGCACGATCCTGGCCGGCAACAATTTTTTGCAGAACGTGTTCATGCTGGCCTTCCTGTGCATGACGGTGCTGGCTTCCCTGACCGGGCTCTCCAGCGTGCCCATCATCCTGACCCTGGCCGCGATCATGGCTCTGGGTTCGGTCCACACCCTGCGCAAGCTGCCTCAGTCTTTCATGCGTTTTCTGCTGCGCATCGTCTTTGCCCAGCGCTACCGGCTGGTTGTGACCGGCCTGAAGAACATTCCGTCCCAGGGCGGGGTGCTGCTCCTCGGCAACCACACCAGCTGGATCGACTGGGCCGTGCTGCATCTGGCCGTGCCCCGGCCCGTGCGCTTTGTCATGTCGCGCCATTATTACAGCCGCTGGTATCTGCGCTGGTTCCTGGATCTCTACCGTGTCATCCCCATCTCTTCCGCGGCCAGCAGTTCAGCCTTGCGCACGATCACCGAGAACCTCAAGGCCGGCGAATGCGTGGTCCTTTTTCCCGAGGGAGCCATCAGCCGCAACGGCCAGCTCGCGGCCTTCCGGCGCGGCTACTGCATCCCGGCGGTCCAGAGCGAATGCACCATCGTGCCCTTCTATCTGCGCGGCCTGTGGGGCAGCAGGTGGTCCGCCGTGAGCAGGCATTTCCGCCGCAACACCAACGGCGTTCTGGCGCGTGACGTCAATCTGTGCTTCGGCCCTGCCCTGCCTGCCACGGCTACGCCGCAGGAAGTCAAGGACGCCGTGCACCGTCAGTCCATCATGGCCTGGCAGGAATTCGCCCGCACCCAGACCTCCATCCCGCAAAGATGGCTGCGCGCGGTCAAACGCGCTCCGGCCAGGCTGGCCGTGGCCGATTCCGGCGGAGCCCAGGCCACCGGCGAAGAGCTGTTCCTTTCCGCCCTGGCCCTATCCCGCACGCTCAGCGCCCTGCCCGAAAAGGCGGTGGGCATCCTGCTGCCGCCGGGAGTAAGCGGCGCTGCGGCCAACATGGCCGTGCTCATGGCCGGCAAGACCACCGTCAACCTTGATCCGGGCCTGTCTGCGCCGGCCTTTGCGAGTTGCCTGCAGCAGGCCGGAATCGGGACGATCTTAAGCACCCGCAAGCATCTTGAAAAATTGCGCGGCCAGGGATGCGCCGGGCTTCATGACGAGCTGCGTTTCCAGTTCGTGGAAGATTGCCGGACATCCCTGCGCGACACAGCCCTGACTCGCCTCCTGATCCGCCTCCTGCCGGTGGCTCTGCTGCGTTTTGTCCTGCCTCTGCGCGTCTCGGCCCAAAGTACGGCCGCCATCGTCTTCGTGCCCAGGCAAGAGCCCATGCCCGTTGGCGTGTGCCTTGGACACTCCAGCATCATCACCAACGCCCGCCAGATCGCCTCTCTCTTTCCGCCTCGGGGCGACGACGTGCTGCTGACCGCCCTGCCCCTGCATGACGCCCTGGGGCTGACCACGACCATGTTTCTGCCCTTGCTCGAATCCGTGCCCATGGCCTGCGCCCATGACCCCTTCGAGGCCCGCAGGATGGGACGGCTGTGCGTCGACTTCGAGGCGACCATGCTCTGCGCCGATCCCGCGATGCTTGAGGCGTACATCGTCAGCCCCGCGCTGCACCCGCTGATGTTCGCGTCCCTGCGCTCCGTACTGTCGGGCGGACTGGCGCTCTCCGATTACTGCGTGCAGGCCTTCCGCCAAAAATTCGGACTCATCGTCCATGACGGCTACGGCACCACCGAGACAACGCCCGTGGCGACCGTCAATGCCCCCGATGTGCTCAATCCCCTGGACCTGAACATCCAGCAGGGCCGCAAACCCGGCACCGTGGGGCTGCCCCTGCCCGGCTCCGCCCTGCGCATCGTGCACCCGCAGACCCTGACGGACCTGCCCCATGGCGAGAGCGGCCGCATTCTTATCGGCGGAACCCAGGTCATGCAAGGCTACCTGGGCCGCGACGACCTGACCGCAAAAGCCATCGTCGAAGCGGACGGCATCCGCTGGTTCATCACCCAGGACACAGGACGACTGGACGAAGACGGCTTTCTGATTCTGGAAATCGGACCAAAGCGGTCTTGAATTTTGCAACGCATCGATTTAGGGCACGCACCTGTCAACACCGACAGCAAAAGCCCAGGAGAAACATGATTACTGTCCGCCTTGAACCCGAAAACCGGGAACTGACCATCGACCGCGCCGCCACGGTCACCCAGCTTCTGCACAAACTCGGACGCAAGCCCGGCCGGGCCCTTGTCATCCGCAACGGCGGGCTGCTCACTCCGGATCTGAACCTCAAAGACGGCGACCACGTCATCGTGCGCGACGTCGGATCGAAGGGATAGCCATATGAAATGCAAACGCTGCCAGATCCCCGCCGTTGTCGCCCTGCCCAGCCACCACACCGCTTTCTGCAAGGACTGCTTTCTTGTCTTCGCCCGCAGGCTGGTGGAACGGGCCATCAAGGAACACGGCATGTTCACCTTCGATGACCGCATCCTCATCGCCATCTCCGGCGGCAAGGATTCCCTGGCCCTGGCCTGGCAATTGAAGGATCTCGGCTACAACATCGAAGGCCTGCACATCGACCTCGGCATCCCTGAATCATCGCCCATCGCGCGGAGCTACGCCGAGCGTTTCTGCGCGATGGGCGAGATTCCCCTGCACGTTATCGAGACGGCCAAATTGGGACTGGCCATGTGCGACGTCAAGCGCCGGGTCAAACGCCCCATCTGCTCCGTCTGCGGACAGACCAAGCGCTACCTGTTCAACAAGTTCGCCCAGGAGAACGGCTTCACGGTCCTGGCCACGGGGCACAATCTCGACGACGAAACCTCGCGCCTTTTCGCCAACGTCATGCGCTGGGATGTGGAGTTTCTGAGCGACCAGGGGCCGGTCATGCCTGCCGAGAAAGGGTTCGCCAAGAAGGTCAAGCCGCTTTTTCGCCTGACCGAATTCGAGACCGCGAACCTCTGCTTTCTGGCCGGCATCGACTATGGCTACGCGCCATGCCCCTACAGCTCCAAGGCCAGCTTTCCCATCTACAAAAACCTGCTGGCCGATCTGGAAGACATCCAGCCGGGACGCAAGATCCGCTTTTATGACGGGTTTTTAAAAGATGGCCGCCAGGGCTTTGCCCCGCGAGGCGAAACGAGCGTGGACATCCAGCCCTGCACGACCTGCGGATATCCGACCTCTGCCGGGGAATGCGGCTTTTGCCGTCTGACGGCGACGATGAACGAAGATGACGGGAAGCGTGAGACGCGCGACGTGAAGCGTAAAGCGTAAAAGCGGGAGGCGTGAAGCGGGAATGAAGTGGCTCGTGCCGACCGCTCACCTCTCCCTGAATCTGATCACTTGCAAACCGTAGTGTTGCGACCGCATTTCTTGGCCGCGTACATATTCTGGTCGGCCCGGTCCACGAGGTCCGAGACGGATTCTCCGGGACAGTAGCTGGTCACTCCCAGGCTCAGCGAAACATGGACACCCTGCGCATTTTTCGGGTAAAAGGAATGTTCGAAAAAAGTGGTCCGGATGCGTTCGGCCACTCTGGCGGCTTCTTCGCGGGGTGTTTCCGGCAGCACGATGATAAACTCCTCCCCCCCGTAGCGGTAGGCCGAGTCCGCGTCGCGGATCAGTTTCTGAATGAGGCGGCCCAGCTCCGCGAGCACGGCGTCGCCGCATAAATGCCCGTAGGTGTCGTTGTACCGCTTGAATTTGTCGATATCTATGACGCACAGGGATAGCGGGCTGTTGTAGCGCGTGG is a genomic window of Desulfomicrobium baculatum DSM 4028 containing:
- a CDS encoding ATP-binding protein, whose protein sequence is MKCKRCQIPAVVALPSHHTAFCKDCFLVFARRLVERAIKEHGMFTFDDRILIAISGGKDSLALAWQLKDLGYNIEGLHIDLGIPESSPIARSYAERFCAMGEIPLHVIETAKLGLAMCDVKRRVKRPICSVCGQTKRYLFNKFAQENGFTVLATGHNLDDETSRLFANVMRWDVEFLSDQGPVMPAEKGFAKKVKPLFRLTEFETANLCFLAGIDYGYAPCPYSSKASFPIYKNLLADLEDIQPGRKIRFYDGFLKDGRQGFAPRGETSVDIQPCTTCGYPTSAGECGFCRLTATMNEDDGKRETRDVKRKA
- a CDS encoding MoaD/ThiS family protein, with amino-acid sequence MITVRLEPENRELTIDRAATVTQLLHKLGRKPGRALVIRNGGLLTPDLNLKDGDHVIVRDVGSKG
- a CDS encoding MFS transporter, translated to METRTSHRLGLLKIRGFLPYLTVVLVNAMLDLGHKIIIQNTVFKCYDGSTQIALTALVNACILLPFIMFFTPAGFLADRFSKHRVMRWTAGLAIPMTVLIYGSYLLGWFEAAFVLTLILAAQSAFYSPAKYGYIKEMAGKDNLGMANGVVQAVTIVAILLGGVLFSLLFESLIGDATTKEDILHAIAPSGLLLIAGAVAQTLVALRIPQYKPGDTTLHLDFKTYVRGVYLKKNLKNIYGHETIWLCVLGLSLFWGVNQVLFAAFGAHLKDFAGVTSTVVAQGLLAIGGVGIIVGSITAGRLSRTYIETGIIPLAALGMTICLATIPGMSNIPALGCLLAVYGFFGGLYVVPLNALIQFNAKDSDLGTILAGNNFLQNVFMLAFLCMTVLASLTGLSSVPIILTLAAIMALGSVHTLRKLPQSFMRFLLRIVFAQRYRLVVTGLKNIPSQGGVLLLGNHTSWIDWAVLHLAVPRPVRFVMSRHYYSRWYLRWFLDLYRVIPISSAASSSALRTITENLKAGECVVLFPEGAISRNGQLAAFRRGYCIPAVQSECTIVPFYLRGLWGSRWSAVSRHFRRNTNGVLARDVNLCFGPALPATATPQEVKDAVHRQSIMAWQEFARTQTSIPQRWLRAVKRAPARLAVADSGGAQATGEELFLSALALSRTLSALPEKAVGILLPPGVSGAAANMAVLMAGKTTVNLDPGLSAPAFASCLQQAGIGTILSTRKHLEKLRGQGCAGLHDELRFQFVEDCRTSLRDTALTRLLIRLLPVALLRFVLPLRVSAQSTAAIVFVPRQEPMPVGVCLGHSSIITNARQIASLFPPRGDDVLLTALPLHDALGLTTTMFLPLLESVPMACAHDPFEARRMGRLCVDFEATMLCADPAMLEAYIVSPALHPLMFASLRSVLSGGLALSDYCVQAFRQKFGLIVHDGYGTTETTPVATVNAPDVLNPLDLNIQQGRKPGTVGLPLPGSALRIVHPQTLTDLPHGESGRILIGGTQVMQGYLGRDDLTAKAIVEADGIRWFITQDTGRLDEDGFLILEIGPKRS
- a CDS encoding TetR/AcrR family transcriptional regulator, which gives rise to MSRPVMKRETIEESAIRLFATKGLARTTIKDIASEAGVTEGALYRYYSGKEEMAWKLFNRELDQFTHLVSEVLFDDRMPFDLRLGLAIQTIYDYYIYNGDQFAFILLTQHGFPEDKLLSRETEPMAMAERFIGQAVGAGEIPPCDADLHAGLLMGAIMQPLVLHRYGKLELTPGTPAQVTAACLRMLGLC
- the acs gene encoding acetate--CoA ligase encodes the protein MTPDNIQSLQHEQRLFNPPAAKRAHIPDMATYEEHYRRADQDPEGYWADRAKELLSWSKPWDKVMDCDFTVPKINWFVNGQLNVSYNCLDRHVENGLGDKTAIIWQGEPEEDVRHISFRELLHDVIRFANILKKLGVGRGDRVALYMPMVPELAVAMLACTRIGATHSIVFAGFSALSLMNRIQDCEAKVLVTADAVLRGGKKIPLKGNVDEALKGCPTVTACVVLKRAGIDINMVEDRDLWWHDVMADPNIATSCPCEPMDSEDLLFILYTSGSTGKPKGVMHTTGGYLTYAAHSTQLVFNLHDDDIHFCTADIGWITGHTYIVYGPLALGVTSVMFEGVPSYPDPSRFWQLVEKFKITSFYTAPTAIRALMRDGSEWTQKNDLSSLRVLGSVGEPINPEAWMWYHKNIGNSKLPVVDTWWQTETGGILISALPFATPLKPGSATRPLPGVHARIVDAEGNPTSANEGGHLIIERPWPGMLRGVFGDPERFKQQYFERFPGRYEAGDGARQDEDGYFWIMGRLDDVINVSGHRLGTAEIESALVSHPAVAEAAVVGMPHDIKGQAIYAYVTLRADADESDELIKALRNHVRKEIGPLASPEVIQFTVGLPKTRSGKIMRRVLRKITSGSTALEDFGDTSTLADPSVIQDLIAGRHT